One window of the Micropterus dolomieu isolate WLL.071019.BEF.003 ecotype Adirondacks linkage group LG08, ASM2129224v1, whole genome shotgun sequence genome contains the following:
- the LOC123975781 gene encoding polyhomeotic-like protein 2 produces MTSGNGNTNSSQHNGESKAAQAPAEPHILTHLIEGFVIQEGAEPFPVERPSFSIESLRRHTADSKMDGVSPKELKAQQEPMLTCELCGRVDFAYVFKRSKRFCSTVCAKRYNVGCTKRMGLFPNRKTTLENIKKQRALHGNHRHGSSESKKKTQTAPPVQKPAALSTGHSVHPAQGESSQCSDLSGYKRPPSPLSAGQLVPTGRGPELPLLPHSFLPSDPGRWNIEEVYEFISSLPGCLEIAEEFRCQEIDGQALLLLKEDHLMATMNIKLGPALKVFAQINMLKDS; encoded by the exons ATGACCTCTGGGAACGGGAACACTAACAGCAGCCAACACAATGGAGAGTCCAAAGCAGCCCAGGCCCCAGCCGAGCCCCACATCCTCACCCATCTGATCGAAGGCTTTGTGATCCAGGAGGGCGCTGAGCCTTTCCCT gTAGAACGTCCATCTTTCTCAATCGAGAGCCTCAGGAGACACACGGCAGACTCAAAGATGGATGGCGTCTCCCCGAAAG AGTTAAAGGCCCAGCAGGAGCCCATGCTGACCTGTGAGCTGTGTGGCAGGGTGGACTTTGCCTACGTCTTCAAAAGGTCCAAGAGGTTCTGTTCTACTGTGTGCGCCAAACG CTACAATGTGGGATGCACAAAGAGAATGGGTCTCTTCCCAAACCGCAAAACCACCCTGGAGAAcataaagaaacagagagcgCTGCACGGGAACCACAGACACGGCAGCTCAGAGTCTAAGAAGAAG ACTCAGACCGCCCCCCCTGTGCAgaagcctgcagctctgtccacCGGTCACTCGGTCCACCCTGCGCAGGGGGAGTCCAGCCAATGTTCAGACCTGTCTGGCTACAAAAGGCCGCCGTCCCCCCTGTCGGCCGGCCAGCTGGTGCCCACCGGGCGGGGCCCTGAGCTGCCCCTGCTGCCTCACAGCTTCCTGCCCAGCGACCCCGGCCGGTGGAACATAGAGGAGGTCTACGAGTTCATCTCCTCTCTGCCAG GTTGTCTGGAGATCGCCGAGGAGTTCCGGTGTCAGGAGATCGATGGACaggccctgctgctgctgaaggagGACCACCTCATGGCGACCATGAACATCAAACTGGGCCCAGCGCTCAAGGTCTTCGCCCAGATCAACATGCTCAAAGACTCgtag